One Lachnospiraceae bacterium C1.1 genomic region harbors:
- a CDS encoding sugar phosphate isomerase/epimerase family protein, whose product MLKTGMHILGTVYRNPDDLPFDGFMKLKNAGFDTVDFNFEIFSEYDSLISTDGSCFYDRSLDELKSFFEPYRRAASDCSLELFQAHAPFHDYPEGNKEAFSHLLEVTKKVIYLSGWMGIPYLVIHPFVLKDPKDKAREKVINTAYFSKLIPDAKKAGVTICLENLFVNCAGIIREGICANPYEAVLYIDELNHEAGEERFGFCFDIGHAAMLGSNIHQFLIMLGSRLKVLHLHENDTVSDTHGIPYTHPRYWSGKPTTDWEALISGLRDIHYDGSLNFESGSSLYTAPEELGDAVRTFTHEIGVYLSRRIAGYNFN is encoded by the coding sequence ATGCTCAAGACCGGTATGCATATATTGGGAACTGTATATAGAAATCCTGATGATCTGCCTTTTGATGGATTTATGAAATTAAAAAATGCCGGTTTCGATACAGTCGATTTTAATTTCGAAATTTTTTCCGAGTATGACTCTCTTATATCTACTGACGGAAGCTGCTTCTATGACAGAAGTCTTGATGAGCTTAAGAGTTTTTTCGAGCCTTACAGGCGTGCTGCTTCCGACTGTTCTTTAGAGCTTTTTCAGGCTCATGCCCCTTTTCACGATTATCCGGAAGGAAATAAAGAAGCTTTCAGTCATCTTCTTGAGGTGACTAAAAAAGTCATTTACCTTTCAGGATGGATGGGAATCCCATATCTGGTCATTCATCCTTTTGTTTTAAAAGATCCGAAGGATAAAGCACGTGAAAAAGTCATCAATACAGCTTATTTTTCAAAGCTTATTCCGGATGCAAAAAAGGCAGGCGTAACGATCTGTCTCGAGAATCTCTTTGTCAATTGCGCCGGTATAATAAGGGAAGGGATATGTGCAAACCCCTATGAAGCTGTTCTTTATATCGATGAATTAAATCATGAAGCCGGGGAAGAGCGTTTCGGATTTTGTTTTGATATAGGGCACGCGGCAATGCTGGGCAGTAATATACACCAGTTTCTGATCATGCTGGGTTCTAGGCTCAAAGTCCTGCACTTACATGAAAATGACACTGTCTCGGATACTCACGGAATTCCCTATACCCACCCTAGATATTGGAGCGGAAAACCAACTACCGACTGGGAGGCACTCATTTCAGGTCTTAGGGATATCCATTATGACGGTTCCTTGAATTTTGAAAGCGGTTCATCCCTTTATACTGCTCCTGAAGAACTCGGAGATGCAGTCAGAACCTTTACTCACGAAATAGGAGTTTATCTTTCAAGGCGTATTGCCGGATATAATTTTAACTAA
- a CDS encoding adenosylhomocysteinase, with the protein MASEIKDINLAESGLRKIEWVRRNCSLLSMLHDEFEKTKPFAGKKIALSVHLEAKTAFLCLTLKAGGAEMYVTGSNPLSTQDDVAAALVHEGLEVHAWHGTTDEEYMSHIRAVLSPGPDIIIDDGGDLVHMMHTELQDLIPCVIGGCEETTTGIIRLEAMNREGKLKFPMVRVNNAMMKHFFDNRYGTGQSVWDGINRTTNLVVAGKIVVVAGYGWCGKGVAMRAKGLGARVIVTEIDPVRAIEAVMDGFDVMPMNDAAKLGDFFVTVTGCDKVIDEEDFYQLKDGAILCNAGHFDCEIDMARLREIAVESAEMRNNIMGYKLSNGNWIYVLGEGRLVNLACGDGHPAEIMDMSFAIQALSAKYLVEHRNDIKDMLIDVPEEVDREVAVKKLSFLGKSIDKLTPEQEKYLNESGI; encoded by the coding sequence ATGGCAAGTGAAATCAAAGACATTAACCTCGCAGAATCCGGTTTAAGGAAAATTGAATGGGTACGCCGCAATTGTTCCCTTCTTTCCATGCTTCATGACGAATTCGAAAAGACAAAGCCCTTCGCAGGCAAGAAAATAGCTCTTTCCGTACACCTTGAAGCTAAGACCGCTTTTCTCTGCCTTACTCTTAAAGCCGGCGGTGCAGAAATGTACGTTACAGGTTCAAATCCTCTTTCAACCCAGGATGACGTTGCCGCTGCCCTTGTCCACGAAGGACTTGAGGTACACGCATGGCACGGAACTACTGATGAGGAATATATGAGCCACATCAGGGCAGTCCTTTCACCAGGTCCCGATATCATCATCGATGACGGCGGAGACCTTGTCCACATGATGCACACCGAACTTCAGGATCTTATCCCCTGCGTTATCGGAGGATGCGAAGAGACTACTACAGGTATCATCCGTCTCGAAGCAATGAACAGAGAAGGCAAGCTTAAATTCCCTATGGTTCGCGTTAATAATGCCATGATGAAGCATTTCTTCGATAACCGTTATGGTACAGGCCAGTCCGTATGGGACGGTATCAACCGTACAACCAACCTCGTTGTTGCAGGAAAGATCGTTGTTGTTGCAGGCTACGGCTGGTGCGGCAAGGGCGTTGCAATGAGAGCAAAGGGGCTCGGCGCAAGAGTCATCGTTACAGAGATCGATCCTGTTCGCGCTATTGAGGCGGTTATGGATGGATTCGATGTAATGCCTATGAACGACGCTGCCAAGCTCGGTGATTTCTTCGTTACCGTTACCGGCTGCGATAAAGTCATCGATGAGGAAGATTTCTATCAGTTAAAAGATGGTGCTATCCTCTGCAACGCTGGACATTTTGACTGCGAGATCGATATGGCAAGACTTAGAGAAATTGCCGTTGAGAGCGCTGAAATGAGAAATAATATCATGGGCTACAAGCTCAGCAACGGAAACTGGATCTATGTTCTCGGTGAAGGCAGACTTGTAAATCTTGCCTGCGGTGACGGACATCCGGCTGAGATCATGGATATGTCATTTGCTATCCAGGCTCTTTCCGCTAAATATCTTGTTGAGCACAGAAATGACATTAAAGATATGCTCATCGATGTTCCGGAAGAAGTTGACAGAGAAGTTGCCGTTAAGAAGCTTTCATTCCTTGGCAAATCCATCGACAAGCTCACTCCCGAACAGGAGAAATATCTTAACGAATCAGGTATCTGA
- the manA gene encoding mannose-6-phosphate isomerase, class I, with protein MVIRFKPVFSHTIWGGDKLRTEWGYDEKGDDIGECWTIAAHPHGDVTVDGGEFDGMHLSELWNEKRKLFGNAEGDRFPLLIKIITASDDLSIQVHPDDEYAGKYENGSLGKTESWYIIDCEKDSKLVVGHNAKTKEELCRMIDEGRWSEFIREIPIKKGDIINIVPGTVHAIKGGITLLESQQNSDITYRVYDYDRKKDGKLRELHIEKSKDVITVPALDVKDSIIEDDEKETVKKVISCKYFDVFRIIVNGKADFSEKRPFLLFTVIEGEGEVEGEKIKKGDAFMISAGYEKVDFSGKMKLIVSSLPD; from the coding sequence ATGGTAATAAGATTTAAGCCCGTTTTTTCCCATACGATCTGGGGCGGAGATAAACTCAGAACCGAATGGGGATATGATGAAAAGGGAGATGATATTGGGGAATGCTGGACGATCGCAGCTCATCCCCATGGTGATGTGACTGTTGACGGCGGAGAATTCGATGGAATGCATCTTTCGGAGCTTTGGAATGAAAAAAGAAAGCTTTTTGGAAATGCAGAAGGAGATAGATTTCCGCTTCTTATAAAAATAATCACAGCTTCCGATGACCTGAGCATACAGGTTCACCCGGATGATGAATATGCGGGAAAATATGAGAATGGTTCCCTTGGAAAAACCGAAAGCTGGTACATAATTGATTGCGAAAAGGATTCAAAGCTTGTAGTAGGTCATAACGCAAAGACAAAAGAGGAACTCTGCAGAATGATCGATGAGGGCAGATGGTCTGAATTTATAAGGGAAATACCAATAAAAAAAGGAGATATCATAAATATAGTTCCGGGAACGGTCCATGCGATAAAAGGCGGGATAACATTACTCGAGAGCCAGCAGAACAGTGATATCACCTACAGAGTATATGATTACGACAGAAAAAAGGACGGGAAATTAAGAGAGCTTCATATAGAAAAAAGCAAAGATGTAATAACCGTTCCTGCATTAGATGTCAAAGATTCGATAATCGAAGATGATGAAAAGGAGACTGTAAAAAAAGTTATCTCCTGTAAATATTTTGATGTATTCAGAATTATTGTCAACGGAAAAGCTGACTTCAGTGAAAAAAGACCTTTTCTTCTTTTTACCGTTATAGAAGGGGAAGGGGAAGTTGAAGGAGAAAAAATAAAAAAAGGCGACGCCTTTATGATAAGCGCCGGCTATGAAAAAGTTGATTTCAGCGGAAAAATGAAGCTGATCGTTTCATCTTTACCGGATTAA
- a CDS encoding HIT family protein: MKDDCIFCKLANGVFETNTLYEDDDFRVILDAGPATKGHALILPKEHYANIYEIPDETAAKAMVLAKKMATEMTEKLNADGFNLVQNNGEVAGQTVFHFHLHLIPRYKDDGQKIGWKPGKPSDEELKEIVETLTK; encoded by the coding sequence ATGAAGGATGATTGCATTTTTTGTAAACTTGCAAACGGAGTATTTGAAACTAATACTCTCTATGAAGATGATGATTTCAGAGTGATCCTTGATGCGGGTCCGGCTACAAAGGGCCATGCACTTATTCTTCCGAAAGAACATTATGCAAATATCTATGAGATTCCCGATGAAACCGCTGCCAAAGCCATGGTTCTTGCAAAGAAAATGGCCACCGAAATGACAGAAAAGCTCAATGCAGACGGCTTTAATCTGGTTCAGAATAACGGCGAAGTTGCAGGTCAGACTGTTTTTCACTTCCATCTGCACCTTATTCCCCGTTACAAAGATGACGGTCAGAAGATCGGCTGGAAACCCGGCAAGCCCTCCGATGAAGAGCTCAAGGAAATAGTTGAAACACTCACAAAATAA
- a CDS encoding undecaprenyldiphospho-muramoylpentapeptide beta-N-acetylglucosaminyltransferase, producing MENNKKIILTGGGTAGHCVPNLALVPELKEKNYEIAYIGSYTGIERKLVTAEGIRYHAISSGKLRRYFDMKNFSDPFRVMKGFFQALSILKKEKPDVIFSKGGFVSVPVVKAAALMHIPVIIHESDMTPGLANKLSYGSASKICCSFRETLKYLPSDKAVFTGSPVRASLRKGERGRGRAFTGFNESTKPIIMVTGGSLGAAHVNEAVRHALPKILPDWNVVHLCGKDKTDSDLIGKKGYVQYEYISKEMADLFAMADLVISRAGANAIFELLSLRKPNILVPLPTAGSRGDQLLNAKSFQKAGYSYVIQDEELSDDTLMAAINSVRDNSIDYIEAMENAEENDAVRTIINLIEEVRHTK from the coding sequence ATGGAAAATAATAAGAAGATAATATTAACCGGTGGCGGAACGGCCGGGCATTGCGTTCCGAACCTGGCATTGGTGCCGGAATTAAAAGAGAAGAATTATGAAATAGCATATATAGGTTCCTATACGGGAATAGAGCGAAAACTCGTTACCGCAGAAGGGATAAGATATCATGCGATATCCTCGGGAAAACTCAGACGCTATTTTGACATGAAAAATTTCAGCGATCCTTTCCGTGTAATGAAAGGATTTTTTCAGGCTTTAAGCATATTAAAAAAAGAAAAGCCTGATGTCATTTTTTCAAAGGGAGGATTTGTATCCGTGCCTGTGGTAAAGGCAGCGGCATTGATGCATATCCCCGTAATAATCCATGAGTCTGATATGACCCCGGGACTTGCAAATAAGCTTTCATATGGTTCAGCATCAAAGATATGCTGTTCTTTCAGAGAGACCCTAAAATACCTTCCTTCAGATAAGGCTGTATTTACTGGATCTCCCGTGAGAGCTTCATTGAGAAAAGGTGAGAGAGGCAGGGGCAGAGCATTTACCGGATTTAATGAGTCGACCAAGCCGATAATCATGGTAACAGGAGGAAGTCTTGGTGCAGCACATGTTAATGAAGCAGTAAGACATGCTCTTCCAAAGATCCTTCCGGATTGGAATGTTGTACACCTTTGTGGTAAGGATAAGACAGATTCAGACCTTATCGGAAAAAAAGGCTATGTACAGTATGAATATATTTCAAAGGAAATGGCAGATCTTTTTGCAATGGCAGACCTTGTAATTTCAAGAGCCGGAGCAAATGCAATATTTGAGCTTTTATCCTTAAGGAAACCTAATATTCTCGTGCCGCTTCCGACAGCAGGTTCAAGAGGCGATCAGCTTCTTAATGCAAAATCCTTCCAAAAAGCCGGATATTCATATGTTATCCAGGATGAAGAGTTGAGTGATGATACACTTATGGCAGCGATAAATTCTGTTCGTGATAATTCTATCGATTATATAGAGGCAATGGAAAATGCTGAAGAAAATGATGCCGTAAGGACGATCATAAACCTCATAGAAGAGGTAAGACATACAAAATAA
- a CDS encoding amidohydrolase, which produces MGIVIKDALTVLCENGIDKIAKHSIYIDGENIVGIDQKPEGFTEDTVIDGKDRFVIPGLINAHTHTYMSMMRNCADDLSFMDWLFKTVNPIEDRLEGDDAYWGSLLGQIEMIKSGTTCFNDQQMNIHKTTRAVKESGMRATICRGLVGDKYDKSDKRLNEALEEMEDGKDCDRLGFFFGPHAPYTCSPEYLKMCADVAKEKGYGIHIHLSESATESENMMKDHNCTPIEYARDAGVFEVPTIAAHCVQVTPSDIEILKKYNVSVVTNPASNMKLGNGFAPIPEMMAAGVNVCLGTDGAASNNGQNMFREMSFLSLIHKGTHKTPQCISARETFAIATRNGAQALGLADKTGTIEVGKKADLAILRLDVPSMMPNNNLLAALCYSANGSETDTVIINGRIVMQNREIKTVDEERVYYEIRKICSRLGLDKKEY; this is translated from the coding sequence ATGGGAATAGTAATCAAAGATGCTCTTACAGTTTTATGTGAAAACGGCATCGACAAAATTGCAAAACACAGCATTTATATTGACGGCGAAAATATCGTCGGAATAGATCAAAAACCTGAGGGTTTCACTGAGGATACAGTTATTGACGGAAAGGACAGATTCGTTATCCCGGGTCTTATAAATGCCCATACTCATACTTATATGTCCATGATGCGCAACTGCGCTGATGACCTTTCTTTCATGGACTGGCTCTTTAAGACTGTTAACCCGATAGAGGACAGACTTGAAGGTGATGATGCTTACTGGGGCTCACTTTTAGGACAGATTGAAATGATCAAGTCCGGAACAACCTGCTTTAACGACCAGCAGATGAATATCCACAAAACAACCCGTGCCGTTAAAGAAAGCGGTATGAGAGCTACTATCTGCCGTGGTCTTGTAGGCGATAAATATGATAAATCCGACAAACGATTAAATGAAGCTTTAGAGGAAATGGAGGACGGAAAGGACTGTGACCGTCTCGGATTTTTCTTTGGTCCTCACGCTCCTTATACCTGCAGCCCTGAATACTTAAAAATGTGCGCAGATGTTGCTAAAGAAAAAGGATACGGAATCCATATCCATCTTTCCGAGTCAGCAACAGAGAGCGAAAATATGATGAAGGATCACAACTGCACCCCTATCGAATATGCCAGAGATGCAGGCGTTTTCGAGGTTCCGACCATCGCAGCCCACTGCGTTCAGGTAACTCCTTCAGATATTGAGATACTTAAAAAATATAATGTAAGTGTTGTTACAAATCCTGCTTCCAATATGAAACTCGGAAACGGATTTGCCCCAATTCCTGAAATGATGGCAGCCGGCGTAAATGTATGTCTCGGAACCGATGGCGCAGCTTCCAATAACGGCCAGAACATGTTCCGCGAGATGTCATTCCTTTCGCTCATACACAAAGGAACTCACAAGACACCTCAGTGCATCAGTGCAAGAGAAACCTTTGCAATCGCAACCAGAAACGGTGCACAGGCTCTCGGACTTGCCGATAAGACAGGAACTATCGAAGTCGGTAAGAAGGCCGACCTCGCTATCCTCAGACTTGACGTACCTTCAATGATGCCGAATAATAACCTTCTCGCAGCTCTCTGCTACTCTGCAAACGGCTCAGAGACAGATACGGTTATCATCAATGGCCGGATCGTCATGCAGAACCGCGAGATAAAGACCGTTGACGAAGAACGCGTTTACTACGAGATCAGAAAGATCTGCTCAAGACTTGGTCTCGACAAAAAAGAGTATTGA